From Spodoptera frugiperda isolate SF20-4 chromosome 27, AGI-APGP_CSIRO_Sfru_2.0, whole genome shotgun sequence, a single genomic window includes:
- the LOC118263332 gene encoding histone deacetylase complex subunit SAP30 homolog, which translates to MIQREYQMNNGFSTGEEDSRGNSDQICCLMDDGESCRRPAGNASYSKRIQKTVAQRRLKLNIDPQARHTYICDYHKTMIQCARTKQRRPKDSEDDSNEAEMDSPEVDWFQLQVNTLRRYKRHYKVPTRPGFNKAQLADAIQKHFKSLPVNEKEIMTYFIYMVKTNGNKLDQKNGMNSDSV; encoded by the exons ATGATTCAACGGGAGTATCAAATGAACAACGGGTTTAGTACAGGAGAAGAAGATTCCAGAGGTAATTCTGACCAAATATGTTGCCTTATGGATGACGGCGAGAGCTGCAGGCGACCAGCAGGCAACGCCTCGTACAGCAAGCGCATACAAAAGACTGTCGCCCAAAGAAGGCTGAAACTTAACATTGACCCTCAA GCCAGGCACACTTATATTTGTGATTATCATAAAACAATGATACAGTGTGCAAGGACAAAACAAAGGAGGCCCAAGGACTCGGAGGATGATAGCAATGAAGCAGAGATGGATTCACCTGAAGTAGACTGGTTCCAATTACAAGTCAACACATTGAGGAGGTATAAAAGACATTACAAAGTGCCAACAAGGCCAGGATTCAACAAAGCTCAACTAGCTGAT GCTATCCAGAAACATTTTAAATCATTACCTGTGAATGAAAAGGAAATtatgacttattttatttatatggtgAAGACAAATGGTAATAAATTAGACCAGAAAAACGGGATGAACTCTGACTCAGTGTAG